The Xylocopa sonorina isolate GNS202 chromosome 11, iyXylSono1_principal, whole genome shotgun sequence genome includes the window TTTAAATATATTGTAATATTTGTATTGATATCTATAATTGTTGGTATTGATTATATGGCTGTAATTCACCCGATGTAATGCAATCTAGGATCCAAGTTTCTCTTAAACCTCCTGTACCAATACAAATTTTAGCTGTTTCTATATTCTCAGTAACATAGCCACCTGCAGCTTTTACAAGATCTTTTAATACATTGCAAGGTGGTGTTGTActtttttctatgtatatatatcCACAAGCAGTGAATAATTCTGGAACATAAAATTTTCCAAAGAGTTGCCTGTCCTTACGATTTTCCTAAAAATTAAGTAGCATAACTTAATAATGCTGCACACTTAATAGTGCACACACAAGCATTTCAGTCTATAACTTTGTTAAATGATAGTgccttattataatttattatttcgAAAGAAAATTTTACTTACTAACACTGCTTTTGAAAAATGTCTTAATTCATATTTTTCAGGATTTAACCATTTATTGTTTTCTAAAGATTCTAAAGCCCATTGAAGGCTTACTAGCCAACAGCCTCGTATAATACCATGTAATAAATTTATAGTACGTACACCTGTTGTTACAACATGCGTAGTATTTTTTGTAATGCTAGATTCCATCTTTGCAAAACCAAGAGCTTTAACAACACTTTTAACAAGATTCTTATCCCTATAATACAAAAGAACTTAAATATCATAAGCATCACATGATTATTTAATTTCTGTGTAAAACAATATTGCAATTATACTAGAATATTTTGTTAAACATTTGTAACTTGTGACTTTATATAAAGTAAAAATTTTGCTTACTCGTTAGACAAGCCTGTTGTAACAATATTTAATCGCTGTATCTGTTTTTTCTTTGTAAATTGCGCAACAGATCCTTTCAAAGATTGGAAATCATTCGATGAACTTCTTTCTGAAACATAACCATCTGTTGTTTCCATTTGGCTAAATCTTTCGTTGCATTTGTTTAATCCTCTTAAAACGTCCTCATTGACAATTTTTTTAACAACAATTTTTTTACTAATTATTTTTTTTGGTTTCCTTTGTTTTGGCTTATCGTAATCTTTGATGTTCTCTATCTCAAGACATTCTACAATTTTGTTAATTTTAATTCCTTTATTGCATTTATTTTTTctcgttttctttttattttcaaaTACCTGGCAGGTAGGATGTAACTCTTTTTCTACCGGAGAAAATGATAATAATTGTGAATTTTCATGCAGtggtaataatttttttttatttcttcttttatcGGGGACTGCTATAGAAAGTTTTATACTTTTATCCCTTTCTGTTTCCCTCTGACTTTTATCAGTATTAGCCGAATTAGATAAAGTCATTGAGCTATTTCCATTGTCATTACATGCATTATTGCGTATATTTTTTGATAGAACTGTTTCACCTTGACACTGTGTCTCGTTTTCACTGTGTTTTTGCTGATTATTACAATTATTGTTCTCTGTATTACTTAAGTCAAAGATATCCTTTTGTTTCTCAAATAAGCTTGTATCTTGTGATATCATCGTAGACTTAAGGCTAATCCTATTATTATTTTTGTTCTGCAAACAATTTAAAGTATCTAACGATGTATTCATTTGCAAAGAAGTATGAGTACTATCAACACTTTCCATTATATTTGAATTTACTAATTGCATCTCTTCTGACCTACAATCAACATTTTCAcgtttatatttatttctattacttttattttcatttattaGATCAACAGACATATTAACACGTAAAGAAGTTTGCACTGTATTGATACTATCAGTTTCAACCAATTCCGTGTCTTTATTAGCCCACTTTATTTTAGAATTTTCATATGAAACTTGATATGTATTGTTGGTAATCATTCGTGAGGATATTTTTACTGGAGAATCAGACTTGAAATTATGTTCTGGTACTTTCTGCATTGAAATATGTACAGACGCTGTATTTCCTATTGTATCCACACACTGTCGTGGTTTGTTGTTTGATCTACATTCTTCTTGAATATTCTTTGCATACCTATCAGATTTATATAGATTTTCAAAGTATACTTCATCCTCTTTATCTGATATATTGTTATCTATCATTGTAGAAGAAGCAACTGGCGTTGCTGTAAAACTATTATTTTTGCTTACAGAACTATCTGTAATAGAAATAGATCTATCTTCACAAAAGATAGAATAATCATGTTTATGATTATTTGTCTCATCGATACTATAAGGTACCTTGCTTCTTTTCGTTAATCTAACACAATCGTCATGATTTCTATTTGTCAATTGTTTTAAACACTGTTCAGAAGTATAACATTTTGAATTAACATTTTCCACTGTAGTATTTgcattgttcaaatgctttttctgTTTAAGCAATTGCTGTCTTCTCAATTTATGTTTTTCATTTACTTTGTTCGTCTGATTTTTGTATTTATCTAATAGTATCTCACAGCTAGGTTGATTTCGATTGCTTTCGATTGACAATTTGCTACTACCATTTGTAGTTTCGTCTAAACATTTGGTTCTTTTAAGGCTTAGTGTTTTGTACATTTTAATGCATAGTTCACTTTGTTTATCGAATTCTTGCTTAGTTTTACTCTGAACAATGTTCTTTAACAATTCATCATTTCTAGTCGACACTTTACCATCTCTGTCTATTCTTTCTAAAACTATGCTTACATTTTTCAATGGAATATTGTAAGGAACAGCATTATATGTACTAGAATCTGTTAGCTCAAGTGAATTGTTGCCAGAATTTGTTACGTTTGAGACGCAACTTAAATTTACATTCAGTGAACTTCGTTGATGTTTAGGACTACTAATGCGCTCCGACATCACACTCATCCTCTTATTTTTGTTTCTAATCATTATGCTTCACATTCCTACTATTAATTACATCTAGATtatcaattattattaatttaaaatggaatttaatttgatATCAGTTGATTTCATTATTTATATATCAATTGATGATATCAATGTAAAGTAACAAATAACGATATCTTCAATTATACACGATAatgttaaatatttaaatatatcaCACGCAATAAGAGACAtcaattaatgaaataattttCGTGAAACACATTCATGATTTGAGTACATTGAATGTCATTTACACGTCAGTATCACAAAATAAAAGTACCCAGGACAACACAGCAAATCACATGGTAACTTCGAAAAAGTACCATCTTAGCACGGtgtcgcccccccccccccccctcagcTTCCATAATGGCACAATACTAACATCAGGACGACACGTGTATCAATGACGGTCATTCAAGAATTTTTTCAGCAGTAGGGTGTATCGTAAGGTGACGTTTTTCCAAACAAATTATTGATATGGCAACGGATGACAAAGTGTTAACGTAAcactgtgacaaagttgtgttgtcgggatgtatatttcaatagttttattgtaatttattgtatattttagtagtttTCTTGCAATCTCTTGTATATTTCCTGCTTTGTGTGGAGGTTGTTGactacgatattttcttctaattactttcacgttggatcgcttttatataacaattttatttaacagcaacaaatctttaacaaataaggtaaactgaagtagaagcttaaAGGCAAATTATGAtatgtactctttgatggcgcagaaataagtgaataataaatttgaaaaacgtagaagtttgaaagacgtcgcaaacgagagtctctttttttatagatggcgtgaattaattttgaaacaatttcctaacgaaaatgtaccttccgaggagcggaagtagattgctgtgaatgtgtctgctgagATGAgaaagtcggtaacgtcggtaacgccacaactgaagaactactagcgccatctctgcggaaagtactgaaactaatatCCGATCCGTTTCAGCGGTCcttcaagagatggcgctagcaggtcttaagtagtttacttcgctgtcgataattatgtgcgaccagtttgagcacttttcacagagatggcaccAGGGGTTCTAGAATATGGTCAACATTATCTATCTCACTCGTTCTTATAGCATCCTTCTCTCTCTTAGATTTGCTGTGTTGTTTTGTGTTAGGTTCTACGATCACGTAGACTTTAGATTTTTTTTATGTATAAGTTTATCGAATAAGGGataattttctattttaaagCATATCACTTGTTTTAACAGTTTATCATTTCTCTATTAACAATCTATTGACATATTACTGTCCGTCATGCAGGCACTCCTTACTACAAGTCCCCCTCTGACGGCGGCTTCGCTCGTTCTCTGTATGTTTACGAGCCATCCTTTCAGTACAAGATTTGTCAGTGTTTAGAAAAGTTATTGGAAGATAATAATTTATTGTGTGATTGTACAATGGAATCCGTGGATCAAGATTCTCACGATGACTATTACTTGGAATTATCTCCTGATCCGATCAGGTTTCAATCGGTCAGTTGTCTGACAAATGTGTTTTTCGATGACTCGAAACAACAGGTTAGAAATTGTATTTTCTTGTTTCCTCATTTGCTTAACACATTATTGACCGGCAATGTTACTTAGAATTTATCTCATGTTACCGGCTATTGTTTCGTAATTGAATGTGGAAGTGGAACAATAGAAATAAActttaataaattttaattaatatttaacttGTGATATTTCTTTTGGCTACAATGAACGATTGTAGCAATCATCTACTTGGAATGGTACGCAATAGATTTTGCAAATATATCTGCTTTTTCTGACCCAAGGATGCAGATGCGAAACGAAAGCGCATCATAAGTTTACTCGTGAGTAATCAGCAACGTTTGAGCATGAAGACACATTAACTTGTCAATGGTCAATAATGTGTTAATGGTAAAATTAGAATTGCGTATAACATGGAATGCTTGCTTGGAATTTAGGTATTCGCTGTTAGATCTGGAGGTGTAACAGGAGTCTTAGTTAAAGGACCaactgaaaatattaattttcgaaTGGAAGATAAGGGTCCAGTAATTTCCATTAAATTTTCACCAGACATGAATATATTGGCGATACAACATAACAATTCTTCGGTCGAATTTATCAATTATTCTCCGGTTATTGGATTAGATAATATAGAATATTCTCAGTCGTGTAAAGGGAAAAATGCCACTATATTGGGATTTGTTTGgacacatggaaatgaaatattgCTTGTTACGGATTACGGAGTTGAATTGTTTCAAGTAAAAAAGGAAAAACTTTAAACAAATATTGATGATCAGTGTTTGTAATTTACATATATTCAtacgtattattttatttatattttaggtAAATCCTGAAAAACGGAATGTCAGGATTGTGAAATGTTTAAGTTTAGGTGTTAATTGGTTTATATTTTGTCCACAAAGTTATTTAGTATTATTATCATCTGGCACTGTAGGAAATCAAATGCAGACGTTGCATGTAACACCTGGCAATCTTCATAAATTACCAAAATTTGAAGGTAAGATAAGGCAAGGCATTTAAAGATTTGGCAAATACCAAAAAATGTGCAACGATTATGATTAAGGTCCATGATACAATTGCTTCAGTGGAAGCTGGTACAACGAAACCAGGCAAATTAGCTGTTTATGAGAGAGATGTAGCATTGGGAGTTTTATATGGAACACCttgtattatattgctacgtCATCAACCAAGTATCAATCGTTCAACAGGGAGAGCTTCTGTAAATGTATATACTGTACATAAGTATGCATTCTCGCAGATACTATTACATATATAAATGAGCCAATCTCATACACATTTATTTACTGcttaatattttatacttttttgGTACTTTCAACAAGTAGAATGACAACCATAAAAAAAAGTCAtatcttaaaactcgatgttaGTGGCAAATTTGCTATTAATGTTGTAGATAATCTTATTATCGTTCATCACCAAACTACAAAAGTAAGTAAAGTATTGTGCATAGTAAAGTGTGCACGAATGAACAAGGAAACAAatttttcaaatgatagtaataaTGGTGACAGTATTAATAACTGTTCGCCATTGTAGCATTTCAAACGCACTTAAAATCTTTTCAGACTTCAATGATTTTTGATATTATGTTATCTGGTGTTAGTGATGGTACTGTAATGCATCACACCAGTGTGGCACCGGCAAAGCCGATCAAACCATACAGTTTAAAAATTCCAGGAGCAACATTGTCAAATGAGACATATCAACCATGTCAACTGTGTATCCTTGATTAGAACAAAACATAAGcactaaatattataaaatatttttcattgTTTATTTCCCTTAATATTTGATATTCGTACAGATTCTCCAAATTGGGTTGTTTTTCAGCCGAATATAATAATCGATGCAAAATTAGGTTGCCTCTGGTAGGTACAGTTGTTTTGTCAAATGAGCCTGTCATTTTTCTCATCTACACAACATACATATAGTAAAATGAAATTTAGAAAATTGGTTTTATAATAATACTCATATAATAATACGTTCAACTATTTTATACATAtgtatagacgatatatacgtACAGGTACATTGAACTGAAATTGGAGGCATTGACAAAACTCGTTACAGATAAAGTGTTATTAGTCGAGTTTTTAATGCAACGAACGAATGCGAAACAAATTTTGATACAAGTGTTACAAAATTTTATGACACAATTGCCTGTTAGTCTAATGGATATGCCAATTATATTTGATAAACTGAATTCTGTATATCGAAATTATTTAGAAGGAGAAATGCAAAATCAGGTAATCGTATAATTTTGTTTTTTGTTCGTTGATTTACTTAGTATATTAACGcattaattttcattgtttacaAAATGGTTGTTCAGATCGGTACCCCAGTGCAAAATAACATAAAAAACACAAGTACGACGGTAGACAATTACAAGTACAAATTGTTATTAGATCAAAGTGATATGTACAGTTATATACTATCGAAATTTTCTGAAAACACCATTGAACCGAAAATGATCGTATGGGTTCTTCTGGAATATATCAggtatttctctctttctctagcaTTCTTTCTTTTCCGTTATAATGTGTTTTCCCCTATaaagtggtagaaaaataaagaaagaattTGTGCACACTTCGTTACAGTATGCAACGAatgaaaaaataattataatattaatggTCACATTTTATATACATCTTTATTTTAGATCACTAGCAGAACATGGAATACCTGTGCAGCATTATTTATATGAGCTGGTTATTACAACGTTGGTTcaacgcaaagcatattatcaACTTCATCAATTATTACAGTATCACGTGGTTGCCGATTCGAAACCCCTGGCGTGCTTGTTGCTCTCTTTAGAAAATCTTTATTCAGCTGCTCATCAGCTCGCCTTGGATATGCTGAAACGATTAGGAAATGCTCATGAAGAAATAATCGAAGTTCTTTTATCGAAAGGGCATATTCTACCAGCGTTACGGTAAATAAATACATGTGTGACAATATACACACGTACGCGCGCGCATACACACCCCTCCGAATTAATTTGCTTGTTTATCTTGATATACATTTATTTCATCGTTTTCTTCTATATatcctgttttttaattttagtTACGTCCGATCCGTTGGAATGGTAGATCAGGTGTCCGATAGAAAATTTTTGGAAGCAGCGAAAGCAACCGAGGATGCAACGTTATTTTATTCGGTTTTCAAATTTTTCAAACAACGTAATTTGTATTTATACAACGCTACAGCCTCTACCAAAGGGGAACGATATCAGCCATACATTCAGCATTATAAGCATTTATTCGAAGGAACAGATAACAGTTGTAATTCAGATACCAATTCCAACGACACCGCGGTTTCTTCTGTTCTACGAGCGATAACGCAATTTGATTCTGTCGTAACATGGAACAACACCGAATATATTTAAAACTTATAACGTATTACAATTATAGAGGATTAGTTagctat containing:
- the Mcph1 gene encoding microcephalin isoform X1 — protein: MIRNKNKRMSVMSERISSPKHQRSSLNVNLSCVSNVTNSGNNSLELTDSSTYNAVPYNIPLKNVSIVLERIDRDGKVSTRNDELLKNIVQSKTKQEFDKQSELCIKMYKTLSLKRTKCLDETTNGSSKLSIESNRNQPSCEILLDKYKNQTNKVNEKHKLRRQQLLKQKKHLNNANTTVENVNSKCYTSEQCLKQLTNRNHDDCVRLTKRSKVPYSIDETNNHKHDYSIFCEDRSISITDSSVSKNNSFTATPVASSTMIDNNISDKEDEVYFENLYKSDRYAKNIQEECRSNNKPRQCVDTIGNTASVHISMQKVPEHNFKSDSPVKISSRMITNNTYQVSYENSKIKWANKDTELVETDSINTVQTSLRVNMSVDLINENKSNRNKYKRENVDCRSEEMQLVNSNIMESVDSTHTSLQMNTSLDTLNCLQNKNNNRISLKSTMISQDTSLFEKQKDIFDLSNTENNNCNNQQKHSENETQCQGETVLSKNIRNNACNDNGNSSMTLSNSANTDKSQRETERDKSIKLSIAVPDKRRNKKKLLPLHENSQLLSFSPVEKELHPTCQVFENKKKTRKNKCNKGIKINKIVECLEIENIKDYDKPKQRKPKKIISKKIVVKKIVNEDVLRGLNKCNERFSQMETTDGYVSERSSSNDFQSLKGSVAQFTKKKQIQRLNIVTTGLSNEDKNLVKSVVKALGFAKMESSITKNTTHVVTTGVRTINLLHGIIRGCWLVSLQWALESLENNKWLNPEKYELRHFSKAVLENRKDRQLFGKFYVPELFTACGYIYIEKSTTPPCNVLKDLVKAAGGYVTENIETAKICIGTGGLRETWILDCITSGELQPYNQYQQL
- the Mcph1 gene encoding microcephalin isoform X2; protein product: MIRNKNKRMSVMSERISSPKHQRSSLNVNLSCVSNVTNSGNNSLELTDSSTYNAVPYNIPLKNVSIVLERIDRDGKVSTRNDELLKNIVQSKTKQEFDKQSELCIKMYKTLSLKRTKCLDETTNGSSKLSIESNRNQPSCEILLDKYKNQTNKVNEKHKLRRQQLLKQKKHLNNANTTVENVNSKCYTSEQCLKQLTNRNHDDCVRLTKRSKVPYSIDETNNHKHDYSIFCEDRSISITDSSVSKNNSFTATPVASSTMIDNNISDKEDEVYFENLYKSDRYAKNIQEECRSNNKPRQCVDTIGNTASVHISMQKVPEHNFKSDSPVKISSRMITNNTYQVSYENSKIKWANKDTELVETDSINTVQTSLRVNMSVDLINENKSNRNKYKRENVDCRSEEMQLVNSNIMESVDSTHTSLQMNTSLDTLNCLQNKNNNRISLKSTMISQDTSLFEKQKDIFDLSNTENNNCNNQQKHSENETQCQGETVLSKNIRNNACNDNGNSSMTLSNSANTDKSQRETERDKSIKLSIAVPDKRRNKKKLLPLHENSQLLSFSPVEKELHPTCQVFENKKKTRKNKCNKGIKINKIVECLEIENIKDYDKPKQRKPKKIISKKIVVKKIVNEDVLRGLNKCNERFSQMETTDGYVSERSSSNDFQSLKGSVAQFTKKKQIQRLNIVTTGLSNEDKNLVKSVVKALGFAKMESSITKNTTHVVTTGVRTINLLHGIIRGCWLVSLQWALESLENNKWKIVRTGNSLENFMFQNYSLLVDIYT
- the Bulli gene encoding regulator of MON1-CCZ1 complex protein bulli isoform X2 — encoded protein: MESVDQDSHDDYYLELSPDPIRFQSVSCLTNVFFDDSKQQVFAVRSGGVTGVLVKGPTENINFRMEDKGPVISIKFSPDMNILAIQHNNSSVEFINYSPVIGLDNIEYSQSCKGKNATILGFVWTHGNEILLVTDYGVELFQVNPEKRNVRIVKCLSLGVNWFIFCPQSYLVLLSSGTVGNQMQTLHVTPGNLHKLPKFEVEAGTTKPGKLAVYERDVALGVLYGTPCIILLRHQPSINRSTGRASVNVYTVHKMTTIKKSHILKLDVSGKFAINVVDNLIIVHHQTTKTSMIFDIMLSGVSDGTVMHHTSVAPAKPIKPYSLKIPGATLSNETYQPCQLYSPNWVVFQPNIIIDAKLGCLWYIELKLEALTKLVTDKVLLVEFLMQRTNAKQILIQVLQNFMTQLPVSLMDMPIIFDKLNSVYRNYLEGEMQNQIGTPVQNNIKNTSTTVDNYKYKLLLDQSDMYSYILSKFSENTIEPKMIVWVLLEYIRSLAEHGIPVQHYLYELVITTLVQRKAYYQLHQLLQYHVVADSKPLACLLLSLENLYSAAHQLALDMLKRLGNAHEEIIEVLLSKGHILPALRYVRSVGMVDQVSDRKFLEAAKATEDATLFYSVFKFFKQRNLYLYNATASTKGERYQPYIQHYKHLFEGTDNSCNSDTNSNDTAVSSVLRAITQFDSVVTWNNTEYI
- the Bulli gene encoding regulator of MON1-CCZ1 complex protein bulli isoform X1, yielding MESVDQDSHDDYYLELSPDPIRFQSVSCLTNVFFDDSKQQVFAVRSGGVTGVLVKGPTENINFRMEDKGPVISIKFSPDMNILAIQHNNSSVEFINYSPVIGLDNIEYSQSCKGKNATILGFVWTHGNEILLVTDYGVELFQVNPEKRNVRIVKCLSLGVNWFIFCPQSYLVLLSSGTVGNQMQTLHVTPGNLHKLPKFEVEAGTTKPGKLAVYERDVALGVLYGTPCIILLRHQPSINRSTGRASVNVYTVHNRMTTIKKSHILKLDVSGKFAINVVDNLIIVHHQTTKTSMIFDIMLSGVSDGTVMHHTSVAPAKPIKPYSLKIPGATLSNETYQPCQLYSPNWVVFQPNIIIDAKLGCLWYIELKLEALTKLVTDKVLLVEFLMQRTNAKQILIQVLQNFMTQLPVSLMDMPIIFDKLNSVYRNYLEGEMQNQIGTPVQNNIKNTSTTVDNYKYKLLLDQSDMYSYILSKFSENTIEPKMIVWVLLEYIRSLAEHGIPVQHYLYELVITTLVQRKAYYQLHQLLQYHVVADSKPLACLLLSLENLYSAAHQLALDMLKRLGNAHEEIIEVLLSKGHILPALRYVRSVGMVDQVSDRKFLEAAKATEDATLFYSVFKFFKQRNLYLYNATASTKGERYQPYIQHYKHLFEGTDNSCNSDTNSNDTAVSSVLRAITQFDSVVTWNNTEYI